The proteins below come from a single Tribolium castaneum strain GA2 chromosome 9, icTriCast1.1, whole genome shotgun sequence genomic window:
- the norpA gene encoding 1-phosphatidylinositol 4,5-bisphosphate phosphodiesterase isoform X2 → MTKKFEFDWHVPVPEPLLTGCVVDRWSEEPNEIEWKALFRVDEYGFFIYWKSEGKEGDVIELCQVSDVRAGGLPKDLKLFSQLESRHGPDLEKRSLTICSGTDYININYQHIVCPNAETAKIWQQGLRSITHNNKVVNVCPRTALMKHWMRLGFLTDAKGKVPVKVVARTFASGKSTEKLVYQCLADLDLPNGKNAVMEPEQFTFEKFYTLYHKICPRNDIEELFRSITQGKADYMNLEQFINFLNEKQRDPRLNEILYPHYDAKRASEIIATYEQDEEAKAANRLTKDGLIRYLMSDENAPVFLDRLDIYMDMDQPLCAYYINSSHNTYLSGRQFGGRSSVEMYRQVLLAGCRCVELDCWDGRGEDEEPIITHGRAMCTDILFKDVIYAIRDTAFVTSDYPVILSFENHCCKSQQYKLAKYCDEILGDLLLKEPLPDYPLEPGLPLPPPSCLKRKILIKNKRLKPEVEKQELELFRQGEFVIEDEEKEDASASADRPIPPDISAETPAPDGGAGDGDIAAPPIIHTGSTTNVHPWLSSMVNYAQPVKFTSFDYAEEKNIHYNMSSFSEPVGLNLLKTQAIEFVNYNKRQMSRIYPSGARANSSNYMPQVFWNAGCQMVSLNFQTSDLPMQLNQGKFEYNGNCGYLLKPDFMRRPDRTFDPFAESPVDGVIAAQCSVQVIAGQFLSDKKVGTYVEVDMYGLPTDTIRREFRTRMVPANGLNPVYNEEPFLFRKVVLPDLAVLRFGVYDENNRLLGQRILPLDGLQAGYRHISLRTEANFPMSLPMLFCNIELKIYVPDGFEDFMAALSDPRGFSGARQKQNEQMSSMGIEVTDKGTEKKEKEKEEKKEEPLVFEPITIESIKQDKAFQKTTKKQQKEYDTLKKKQTKEKLAVQKSQCSAIDKLIKGKNKTDLVNDPGVRKLVTEQTLEWSALMERHRKQEWEFLRNQLDEQRDALKRHMVILQAAQMKQLEAKHDREFKEMIGQQAKVSVEIAKEVANDKNLKTKRDKERRLKEKQQNNTKRFLEERKTASNRQAKEKEKLKIKHEKQLEMLSHDIQKLIDMYKNEELEYEMSSKSEFFA, encoded by the exons ATGACGAAAAAATTCGAGTTCGATTGGCATGTCCCCGTGCCGGAGCCCCTGCTCACGGGCTGCGTCGTGGACAGGTGGTCGGAGGAGCCCAACGAAATCGAATGGAAAGCCCTTTTCCGGGTGGACGAGTACGGATTTTTCATCTATTGGAAGAGCGAGGGAAAG GAGGGCGACGTCATCGAACTGTGCCAAGTGAGCGATGTGAGGGCCGGTGGGCTGCCCAAAGACCTCAAACTGTTCAGCCAGCTCGAAAGCCGACACGGGCCCGATCTTGAGAAGAGATCGCTGACCATCTGTAGCGGGACCGACTATATCAACATTAATTACCAGCACATCGTGTGCCCCAATGCCGAGACGGCAAAG ATCTGGCAGCAAGGTTTGAGGAGCATTACTCACAACAATAAAGTTGTTAACGTTTGCCCGAGAACTGCCTTGATGAAACA TTGGATGCGACTCGGTTTTCTGACCGATGCCAAGGGTAAAGTGCCCGTCAAAGTCGTAGCGCGTACTTTCGCCTCCGGCAAAAGTACAGAAAAGTTGGTTTATCAGTGTTTGGCCGACTTGGATCTACCGAACGGCAAAAACGCAGTCATGGAGCCCGAGCAATTCACCTTCGAGAAATTCTACACTTTGTATCACAAAATCTGCCCTCGGAACGACATCGAGGAGCTCTTCCGCAGCAT TACGCAAGGCAAAGCCGACTATATGAATCTCGAGCAGTTTATTAATTTCCTCAACGAGAAACAGCGAGACCCGCgtttgaacgaaattttgtaCCCACATTATGACGCGAAACGAGCGTCCGAAATAATTGCCACTTATGAACAAGACGAGGAGGCGAAGGCAGCAAATAGGTTGACAAAAGACGGTCTGATTAGGTATTTAATGTCGGACGAAAACGCTCCGGTGTTTTTGGACCGTTTGGACATCTACATGGATATGGACCAGCCTCTATGCGCCTACTATATAAATTCTAGTCACAATACGTATTTAAGTGGCCGCCAGTTTGGCGGTAGGTCTTCCGTTGAAATGTACAGACAAGTATTGCTGGCGGGGTGTCGCTGCGTCGAACTCGACTGTTGGGACG GCCGAGGCGAAGACGAGGAGCCGATCATAACCCACGGACGCGCCATGTGCACGGACATCCTCTTCAAAGACGTAATCTACGCAATCCGAGACACCGCTTTCGTAACATCCGACTATCCCGTAATCCTCTCCTTTGAGAACCACTGCTGCAAAAGCCAACAGTACAAGCTCGCGAAATATTGCGACGAAATCTTGGGCGATTTGCTCCTCAAAGAACCACTTCCTGACTATCCCCTTGAACCAGGCCTCCCGTTACCGCCACCTTCATGCCTCAagcgtaaaattttaatcaagaaTAAGAGACTCAAACCAGAGGTGGAGAAACAAGAACTGGAGTTGTTCAGACAGGGGGAGTTCGTTATCGAAGATGAGGAAAAAGAGGATGCGAGTGCGTCCGCAGACCGGCCTATACCACCGGATATTTCGGCTGAA ACACCGGCGCCCGATGGGGGGGCTGGTGACGGGGACATCGCAGCGCCGCCTATAATACACACGGGGTCGACTACTAATGTGCATCCGTGGTTGAGTTCGATGGTTAATTATGCCCAACCTGTCAAATTCACTAGTTTTGATTATGCGGAAG AGAAAAACATACATTACAACATGTCAAGTTTTTCGGAACCTGTCGGCTTGAATTTGCTCAAGACTCAGGCGATTGAGTTCGTCAATTACAACAAACGCCAAATGTCGCGCATTTACCCGAGCGGCGCTCGGGCCAACTCGTCGAACTATATGCCGCAGGTTTTCTGGAATGCTGGTTGTCAAATGGTCTCTTTAAATTTCCAAACTTCCGATCTTCCCATGCAACTCAATCAAGGCAAATTTGAGTACAACGGCAACTgtggttatttattaaaaccggATTTTATGCGACGTCCCGACCGGACTTTCGATCCGTTCGCTGAAAGTCCAGTAGATGGCGTTATTGCGGCCCAATGTTCGGTCCAGGTGATCGCTGGGCAGTTCTTGTCCGACAAAAAG GTTGGTACCTACGTCGAGGTCGATATGTACGGCTTGCCGACCGATACGATCCGACGCGAGTTCCGAACTCGGATGGTTCCGGCCAATGGTTTGAATCCGGTGTATAACGAAGAACCGTTTCTTTTCCGGAAAGTGGTTCTTCCGGACTTGGCTGTGCTACGATTTGGGGTTTACGACGAGAATAACAGACTTTTGGGTCAGAGAATTTTGCCATTGGATGGTCTCCAAGCCGGCTATCGGCACATTTCCTTAAGAACTGAAGCCAATTTCCCCATGTCGCTTCCAATGTTGTTTTGTAACATTGAGTTAAAGATCTACGTCCCGGATGGTTTTGAGGACTTCATGGCCGCACTGAGTGACCCTCGGGGGTTCAGCGGAGCCCGACAAAAGCAAAACGAACAAATGTCATCGATGGGAATCGAAGTGACCGATAAAGGAACGGAAAAGAAGGAAAAAGAGAAAGAAGAGAAGAAGGAAGAACCGCTTGTTTTCGAACCAATCACCATAGAATCAATAAAACAAGACAAAGCCTTCCAGAAAACCAccaaaaaacagcaaaaagaATATGACACGCTTAAAAAGAAGCAAACGAAGGAGAAGCTCGCCGTGCAAAAGTCGCAATGTTCGGCCATCGATAAGTTAATCAAGGGCAAAAA CAAAACTGATCTGGTTAATGACCCAGGGGTGCGCAAGCTCGTAACCGAGCAAACTCTCGAGTGGTCGGCCCTGATGGAGCGCCACCGTAAACAAGAGTGGGAATTTTTGCGTAATCAGTTGGACGAACAACGTGACGCGTTAAAGCGTCACATGGTGATTTTACAAGCTGCtcaaatgaaacaattagAGGCCAAACATGACAGGGAATTTAAAGAGATGATCGGTCAACAAGCGAAAGTTTCGGTCGAAATTGCCAAAGAA GTTGCCAAtgataaaaacttgaaaactaaGCGAGACAAGGAGCGGAGACTGAAGGAGAAGCAGCAAAACAATACGAAACGGTTTCTGGAAGAGAGAAAAACTGCATCGAATCGACAAGCCAAAGAGAAGGAGAAGTTGAAGATCAAGCACGAGAAGCAGCTGGAAATGCTGTCGCATGACATCCAGAAGCTGATCGACATGTACAAGAATGAGGAGTTGGAGTATGAGATGTCGAGCAAAAGCGAGTTTTTTGCTTAA
- the norpA gene encoding 1-phosphatidylinositol 4,5-bisphosphate phosphodiesterase isoform X1 gives MTKKFEFDWHVPVPEPLLTGCVVDRWSEEPNEIEWKALFRVDEYGFFIYWKSEGKEGDVIELCQVSDVRAGGLPKDLKLFSQLESRHGPDLEKRSLTICSGTDYININYQHIVCPNAETAKVWLDGLRKITHNVKANNFCPMTCLKKHWMRLGFLTDAKGKVPVKVVARTFASGKSTEKLVYQCLADLDLPNGKNAVMEPEQFTFEKFYTLYHKICPRNDIEELFRSITQGKADYMNLEQFINFLNEKQRDPRLNEILYPHYDAKRASEIIATYEQDEEAKAANRLTKDGLIRYLMSDENAPVFLDRLDIYMDMDQPLCAYYINSSHNTYLSGRQFGGRSSVEMYRQVLLAGCRCVELDCWDGRGEDEEPIITHGRAMCTDILFKDVIYAIRDTAFVTSDYPVILSFENHCCKSQQYKLAKYCDEILGDLLLKEPLPDYPLEPGLPLPPPSCLKRKILIKNKRLKPEVEKQELELFRQGEFVIEDEEKEDASASADRPIPPDISAETPAPDGGAGDGDIAAPPIIHTGSTTNVHPWLSSMVNYAQPVKFTSFDYAEEKNIHYNMSSFSEPVGLNLLKTQAIEFVNYNKRQMSRIYPSGARANSSNYMPQVFWNAGCQMVSLNFQTSDLPMQLNQGKFEYNGNCGYLLKPDFMRRPDRTFDPFAESPVDGVIAAQCSVQVIAGQFLSDKKVGTYVEVDMYGLPTDTIRREFRTRMVPANGLNPVYNEEPFLFRKVVLPDLAVLRFGVYDENNRLLGQRILPLDGLQAGYRHISLRTEANFPMSLPMLFCNIELKIYVPDGFEDFMAALSDPRGFSGARQKQNEQMSSMGIEVTDKGTEKKEKEKEEKKEEPLVFEPITIESIKQDKAFQKTTKKQQKEYDTLKKKQTKEKLAVQKSQCSAIDKLIKGKNKTDLVNDPGVRKLVTEQTLEWSALMERHRKQEWEFLRNQLDEQRDALKRHMVILQAAQMKQLEAKHDREFKEMIGQQAKVSVEIAKEVANDKNLKTKRDKERRLKEKQQNNTKRFLEERKTASNRQAKEKEKLKIKHEKQLEMLSHDIQKLIDMYKNEELEYEMSSKSEFFA, from the exons ATGACGAAAAAATTCGAGTTCGATTGGCATGTCCCCGTGCCGGAGCCCCTGCTCACGGGCTGCGTCGTGGACAGGTGGTCGGAGGAGCCCAACGAAATCGAATGGAAAGCCCTTTTCCGGGTGGACGAGTACGGATTTTTCATCTATTGGAAGAGCGAGGGAAAG GAGGGCGACGTCATCGAACTGTGCCAAGTGAGCGATGTGAGGGCCGGTGGGCTGCCCAAAGACCTCAAACTGTTCAGCCAGCTCGAAAGCCGACACGGGCCCGATCTTGAGAAGAGATCGCTGACCATCTGTAGCGGGACCGACTATATCAACATTAATTACCAGCACATCGTGTGCCCCAATGCCGAGACGGCAAAG GTTTGGTTGGACGGTTTGCGAAAGATAACACATAACGTGAAAGCCAATAACTTCTGTCCGATGACGTGTTTGAAAAAACA TTGGATGCGACTCGGTTTTCTGACCGATGCCAAGGGTAAAGTGCCCGTCAAAGTCGTAGCGCGTACTTTCGCCTCCGGCAAAAGTACAGAAAAGTTGGTTTATCAGTGTTTGGCCGACTTGGATCTACCGAACGGCAAAAACGCAGTCATGGAGCCCGAGCAATTCACCTTCGAGAAATTCTACACTTTGTATCACAAAATCTGCCCTCGGAACGACATCGAGGAGCTCTTCCGCAGCAT TACGCAAGGCAAAGCCGACTATATGAATCTCGAGCAGTTTATTAATTTCCTCAACGAGAAACAGCGAGACCCGCgtttgaacgaaattttgtaCCCACATTATGACGCGAAACGAGCGTCCGAAATAATTGCCACTTATGAACAAGACGAGGAGGCGAAGGCAGCAAATAGGTTGACAAAAGACGGTCTGATTAGGTATTTAATGTCGGACGAAAACGCTCCGGTGTTTTTGGACCGTTTGGACATCTACATGGATATGGACCAGCCTCTATGCGCCTACTATATAAATTCTAGTCACAATACGTATTTAAGTGGCCGCCAGTTTGGCGGTAGGTCTTCCGTTGAAATGTACAGACAAGTATTGCTGGCGGGGTGTCGCTGCGTCGAACTCGACTGTTGGGACG GCCGAGGCGAAGACGAGGAGCCGATCATAACCCACGGACGCGCCATGTGCACGGACATCCTCTTCAAAGACGTAATCTACGCAATCCGAGACACCGCTTTCGTAACATCCGACTATCCCGTAATCCTCTCCTTTGAGAACCACTGCTGCAAAAGCCAACAGTACAAGCTCGCGAAATATTGCGACGAAATCTTGGGCGATTTGCTCCTCAAAGAACCACTTCCTGACTATCCCCTTGAACCAGGCCTCCCGTTACCGCCACCTTCATGCCTCAagcgtaaaattttaatcaagaaTAAGAGACTCAAACCAGAGGTGGAGAAACAAGAACTGGAGTTGTTCAGACAGGGGGAGTTCGTTATCGAAGATGAGGAAAAAGAGGATGCGAGTGCGTCCGCAGACCGGCCTATACCACCGGATATTTCGGCTGAA ACACCGGCGCCCGATGGGGGGGCTGGTGACGGGGACATCGCAGCGCCGCCTATAATACACACGGGGTCGACTACTAATGTGCATCCGTGGTTGAGTTCGATGGTTAATTATGCCCAACCTGTCAAATTCACTAGTTTTGATTATGCGGAAG AGAAAAACATACATTACAACATGTCAAGTTTTTCGGAACCTGTCGGCTTGAATTTGCTCAAGACTCAGGCGATTGAGTTCGTCAATTACAACAAACGCCAAATGTCGCGCATTTACCCGAGCGGCGCTCGGGCCAACTCGTCGAACTATATGCCGCAGGTTTTCTGGAATGCTGGTTGTCAAATGGTCTCTTTAAATTTCCAAACTTCCGATCTTCCCATGCAACTCAATCAAGGCAAATTTGAGTACAACGGCAACTgtggttatttattaaaaccggATTTTATGCGACGTCCCGACCGGACTTTCGATCCGTTCGCTGAAAGTCCAGTAGATGGCGTTATTGCGGCCCAATGTTCGGTCCAGGTGATCGCTGGGCAGTTCTTGTCCGACAAAAAG GTTGGTACCTACGTCGAGGTCGATATGTACGGCTTGCCGACCGATACGATCCGACGCGAGTTCCGAACTCGGATGGTTCCGGCCAATGGTTTGAATCCGGTGTATAACGAAGAACCGTTTCTTTTCCGGAAAGTGGTTCTTCCGGACTTGGCTGTGCTACGATTTGGGGTTTACGACGAGAATAACAGACTTTTGGGTCAGAGAATTTTGCCATTGGATGGTCTCCAAGCCGGCTATCGGCACATTTCCTTAAGAACTGAAGCCAATTTCCCCATGTCGCTTCCAATGTTGTTTTGTAACATTGAGTTAAAGATCTACGTCCCGGATGGTTTTGAGGACTTCATGGCCGCACTGAGTGACCCTCGGGGGTTCAGCGGAGCCCGACAAAAGCAAAACGAACAAATGTCATCGATGGGAATCGAAGTGACCGATAAAGGAACGGAAAAGAAGGAAAAAGAGAAAGAAGAGAAGAAGGAAGAACCGCTTGTTTTCGAACCAATCACCATAGAATCAATAAAACAAGACAAAGCCTTCCAGAAAACCAccaaaaaacagcaaaaagaATATGACACGCTTAAAAAGAAGCAAACGAAGGAGAAGCTCGCCGTGCAAAAGTCGCAATGTTCGGCCATCGATAAGTTAATCAAGGGCAAAAA CAAAACTGATCTGGTTAATGACCCAGGGGTGCGCAAGCTCGTAACCGAGCAAACTCTCGAGTGGTCGGCCCTGATGGAGCGCCACCGTAAACAAGAGTGGGAATTTTTGCGTAATCAGTTGGACGAACAACGTGACGCGTTAAAGCGTCACATGGTGATTTTACAAGCTGCtcaaatgaaacaattagAGGCCAAACATGACAGGGAATTTAAAGAGATGATCGGTCAACAAGCGAAAGTTTCGGTCGAAATTGCCAAAGAA GTTGCCAAtgataaaaacttgaaaactaaGCGAGACAAGGAGCGGAGACTGAAGGAGAAGCAGCAAAACAATACGAAACGGTTTCTGGAAGAGAGAAAAACTGCATCGAATCGACAAGCCAAAGAGAAGGAGAAGTTGAAGATCAAGCACGAGAAGCAGCTGGAAATGCTGTCGCATGACATCCAGAAGCTGATCGACATGTACAAGAATGAGGAGTTGGAGTATGAGATGTCGAGCAAAAGCGAGTTTTTTGCTTAA
- the norpA gene encoding 1-phosphatidylinositol 4,5-bisphosphate phosphodiesterase isoform X3, with amino-acid sequence MPRRQSWMRLGFLTDAKGKVPVKVVARTFASGKSTEKLVYQCLADLDLPNGKNAVMEPEQFTFEKFYTLYHKICPRNDIEELFRSITQGKADYMNLEQFINFLNEKQRDPRLNEILYPHYDAKRASEIIATYEQDEEAKAANRLTKDGLIRYLMSDENAPVFLDRLDIYMDMDQPLCAYYINSSHNTYLSGRQFGGRSSVEMYRQVLLAGCRCVELDCWDGRGEDEEPIITHGRAMCTDILFKDVIYAIRDTAFVTSDYPVILSFENHCCKSQQYKLAKYCDEILGDLLLKEPLPDYPLEPGLPLPPPSCLKRKILIKNKRLKPEVEKQELELFRQGEFVIEDEEKEDASASADRPIPPDISAETPAPDGGAGDGDIAAPPIIHTGSTTNVHPWLSSMVNYAQPVKFTSFDYAEEKNIHYNMSSFSEPVGLNLLKTQAIEFVNYNKRQMSRIYPSGARANSSNYMPQVFWNAGCQMVSLNFQTSDLPMQLNQGKFEYNGNCGYLLKPDFMRRPDRTFDPFAESPVDGVIAAQCSVQVIAGQFLSDKKVGTYVEVDMYGLPTDTIRREFRTRMVPANGLNPVYNEEPFLFRKVVLPDLAVLRFGVYDENNRLLGQRILPLDGLQAGYRHISLRTEANFPMSLPMLFCNIELKIYVPDGFEDFMAALSDPRGFSGARQKQNEQMSSMGIEVTDKGTEKKEKEKEEKKEEPLVFEPITIESIKQDKAFQKTTKKQQKEYDTLKKKQTKEKLAVQKSQCSAIDKLIKGKNKTDLVNDPGVRKLVTEQTLEWSALMERHRKQEWEFLRNQLDEQRDALKRHMVILQAAQMKQLEAKHDREFKEMIGQQAKVSVEIAKEVANDKNLKTKRDKERRLKEKQQNNTKRFLEERKTASNRQAKEKEKLKIKHEKQLEMLSHDIQKLIDMYKNEELEYEMSSKSEFFA; translated from the exons ATGCCGAGACGGCAAAG TTGGATGCGACTCGGTTTTCTGACCGATGCCAAGGGTAAAGTGCCCGTCAAAGTCGTAGCGCGTACTTTCGCCTCCGGCAAAAGTACAGAAAAGTTGGTTTATCAGTGTTTGGCCGACTTGGATCTACCGAACGGCAAAAACGCAGTCATGGAGCCCGAGCAATTCACCTTCGAGAAATTCTACACTTTGTATCACAAAATCTGCCCTCGGAACGACATCGAGGAGCTCTTCCGCAGCAT TACGCAAGGCAAAGCCGACTATATGAATCTCGAGCAGTTTATTAATTTCCTCAACGAGAAACAGCGAGACCCGCgtttgaacgaaattttgtaCCCACATTATGACGCGAAACGAGCGTCCGAAATAATTGCCACTTATGAACAAGACGAGGAGGCGAAGGCAGCAAATAGGTTGACAAAAGACGGTCTGATTAGGTATTTAATGTCGGACGAAAACGCTCCGGTGTTTTTGGACCGTTTGGACATCTACATGGATATGGACCAGCCTCTATGCGCCTACTATATAAATTCTAGTCACAATACGTATTTAAGTGGCCGCCAGTTTGGCGGTAGGTCTTCCGTTGAAATGTACAGACAAGTATTGCTGGCGGGGTGTCGCTGCGTCGAACTCGACTGTTGGGACG GCCGAGGCGAAGACGAGGAGCCGATCATAACCCACGGACGCGCCATGTGCACGGACATCCTCTTCAAAGACGTAATCTACGCAATCCGAGACACCGCTTTCGTAACATCCGACTATCCCGTAATCCTCTCCTTTGAGAACCACTGCTGCAAAAGCCAACAGTACAAGCTCGCGAAATATTGCGACGAAATCTTGGGCGATTTGCTCCTCAAAGAACCACTTCCTGACTATCCCCTTGAACCAGGCCTCCCGTTACCGCCACCTTCATGCCTCAagcgtaaaattttaatcaagaaTAAGAGACTCAAACCAGAGGTGGAGAAACAAGAACTGGAGTTGTTCAGACAGGGGGAGTTCGTTATCGAAGATGAGGAAAAAGAGGATGCGAGTGCGTCCGCAGACCGGCCTATACCACCGGATATTTCGGCTGAA ACACCGGCGCCCGATGGGGGGGCTGGTGACGGGGACATCGCAGCGCCGCCTATAATACACACGGGGTCGACTACTAATGTGCATCCGTGGTTGAGTTCGATGGTTAATTATGCCCAACCTGTCAAATTCACTAGTTTTGATTATGCGGAAG AGAAAAACATACATTACAACATGTCAAGTTTTTCGGAACCTGTCGGCTTGAATTTGCTCAAGACTCAGGCGATTGAGTTCGTCAATTACAACAAACGCCAAATGTCGCGCATTTACCCGAGCGGCGCTCGGGCCAACTCGTCGAACTATATGCCGCAGGTTTTCTGGAATGCTGGTTGTCAAATGGTCTCTTTAAATTTCCAAACTTCCGATCTTCCCATGCAACTCAATCAAGGCAAATTTGAGTACAACGGCAACTgtggttatttattaaaaccggATTTTATGCGACGTCCCGACCGGACTTTCGATCCGTTCGCTGAAAGTCCAGTAGATGGCGTTATTGCGGCCCAATGTTCGGTCCAGGTGATCGCTGGGCAGTTCTTGTCCGACAAAAAG GTTGGTACCTACGTCGAGGTCGATATGTACGGCTTGCCGACCGATACGATCCGACGCGAGTTCCGAACTCGGATGGTTCCGGCCAATGGTTTGAATCCGGTGTATAACGAAGAACCGTTTCTTTTCCGGAAAGTGGTTCTTCCGGACTTGGCTGTGCTACGATTTGGGGTTTACGACGAGAATAACAGACTTTTGGGTCAGAGAATTTTGCCATTGGATGGTCTCCAAGCCGGCTATCGGCACATTTCCTTAAGAACTGAAGCCAATTTCCCCATGTCGCTTCCAATGTTGTTTTGTAACATTGAGTTAAAGATCTACGTCCCGGATGGTTTTGAGGACTTCATGGCCGCACTGAGTGACCCTCGGGGGTTCAGCGGAGCCCGACAAAAGCAAAACGAACAAATGTCATCGATGGGAATCGAAGTGACCGATAAAGGAACGGAAAAGAAGGAAAAAGAGAAAGAAGAGAAGAAGGAAGAACCGCTTGTTTTCGAACCAATCACCATAGAATCAATAAAACAAGACAAAGCCTTCCAGAAAACCAccaaaaaacagcaaaaagaATATGACACGCTTAAAAAGAAGCAAACGAAGGAGAAGCTCGCCGTGCAAAAGTCGCAATGTTCGGCCATCGATAAGTTAATCAAGGGCAAAAA CAAAACTGATCTGGTTAATGACCCAGGGGTGCGCAAGCTCGTAACCGAGCAAACTCTCGAGTGGTCGGCCCTGATGGAGCGCCACCGTAAACAAGAGTGGGAATTTTTGCGTAATCAGTTGGACGAACAACGTGACGCGTTAAAGCGTCACATGGTGATTTTACAAGCTGCtcaaatgaaacaattagAGGCCAAACATGACAGGGAATTTAAAGAGATGATCGGTCAACAAGCGAAAGTTTCGGTCGAAATTGCCAAAGAA GTTGCCAAtgataaaaacttgaaaactaaGCGAGACAAGGAGCGGAGACTGAAGGAGAAGCAGCAAAACAATACGAAACGGTTTCTGGAAGAGAGAAAAACTGCATCGAATCGACAAGCCAAAGAGAAGGAGAAGTTGAAGATCAAGCACGAGAAGCAGCTGGAAATGCTGTCGCATGACATCCAGAAGCTGATCGACATGTACAAGAATGAGGAGTTGGAGTATGAGATGTCGAGCAAAAGCGAGTTTTTTGCTTAA
- the LOC100141534 gene encoding gustatory receptor 68a has translation MNCFIIIILNCKMSYRLSRNDIRFLKVMYKLSHFLSITPNYDFENFVIISPRCDKISAICFLLSTILGTCWIIYVRIYCKEIRFFEISFEILGSLDSLILLMVLVSIILGSLKTKEWAKLNNKFQYIDEKLKTRDQKERNLFKNAYFQLVLSISVYSSSVGYTQYVRIAAKGLPTLKLFALHEFYGFCYLWVLILICNIALAFKQRYQLINEQMAVRINPKNCASFVIEVRKLSRLLGEMVGLFNDIFGWPLVFITGRFVIKILVALNFFTSTLEIDNLYLKHKLEISSLVQTAITLVAMCGLVLICDSAKSESQQTVFLCYKLMEKFPERSHEQQELYMAAQVIEKSVANFTAAGFFDVKRSTLFGILATTTTYLIVTIQFNQGLNK, from the exons ATGAAttgtttcattattataatattaaactGTAAAATGTCATACAGACTGTCTCGCAATGATATTCGCTTCTTGAAAGTAATGTACAAACTTAGCCATTTTTTGTCAATCACACCAAACTACGATTTCGAAAATTTCGTGATCATTTCGCCTCGATGTGACAAAATTTCTGCAATTTGTTTCCTACTTTCGACAATTTTAGGCACTTGTTGGATAATCTACGTGCGCATTTACTGCAAAGAAATAcgttttttcgaaatatcGTTCGAAATATTGGGCTCTTTGGACAGTTTAATTCTCTTGATGGTGCTCGTGTCGATTATTTTAGGTTCGCTTAAAACAAAGGAATGGGCGAAATTGAACAACAAGTTCCAATATATCGACGAAAAACTCAAGACGCGAGACCAGAAAGAacgaaatttgtttaaaaatgccTATTTCCAGCTCGTTTTGTCCATTTCTGTTTACAGTTCTTCAGTTGGCTACACTCAATATGTGCGTATCGCTGCGAAGGGTTTGCCAACTTTGAAACTGTTCGCTTTACATGAATTTTACGGTTTTTGCTATTTGTGGGTCCTGATTTTAATTTGCAACATCGCACTTGCGTTCAAGCAGAGGTACCAGCTGATAAATGAACAGATGGCTGTTCGAATTAATCCGAAAAATTGTGCGAGTTTTGTGATCGAAGTCCGAAAATTGTCGCGACTTTTGGGCGAAATGGTCGGTTTgtttaatgacatttttggTTGGCCGCTGGTTTTTATCACTGGGCGGTTCGTGATAAAGATTTTAGTcgcgttaaatttttttacaagcaCTTTGGAGATCGATAATTTGTACTTGAAACACAAGCTTGAAATTTCGAGTCTTGTCCAGACGGCAATTACGCTG GTCGCTATGTGTggtttggttttaatttgtgACTCGGCCAAgtctgagagtcaacaaactGTTTTCCTGTGTTAcaaattaatggaaaaattcCCGGAAAGGTCGCACGAACAACAAGAGTTGTACATGGCGGCACAGGTGATTGAGAAAAGTGTTGCCAACTTTACGGCCGCTGGTTTTTTCGATGTTAAGCGGAGCACACTGTTTGGGATTTTGGCAACGACGACCACTTATTTGATTGTCACGATTCAGTTCAATCaaggtttaaataaataa